One window from the genome of Elaeis guineensis isolate ETL-2024a chromosome 5, EG11, whole genome shotgun sequence encodes:
- the LOC105046143 gene encoding LOW QUALITY PROTEIN: protein sym-1 (The sequence of the model RefSeq protein was modified relative to this genomic sequence to represent the inferred CDS: inserted 1 base in 1 codon) translates to MAALISKSPLRFETLPLPPKPISRLPNSAPISSILGRRTLLGVRFPCYSLQSLPDSTSSGGFFPGRGRLGFGLGPKGWDFVRLRAVSDGGSGSGSDGGGYGGXGDGGAGDGCGGDSGGDDWFFFSWYMMALDKYPVTTKAITSAFLTLIGDLICQLLIDQVSKLDLRRTFVFTLLGLVLVGPTLHFWYLYLSKLVTLPGASGAFLRLLLDQFVFSPIFIGVFLTSLVTLEGRPSHIKPKLQQEWFSSVVANWQLWIPFQFLNFRFVPQKFQVLAANFVALAWNVILSFKAHKEVVLK, encoded by the exons ATGGCCGCACTCATCAGCAAATCTCCCCTCCGCTTTGAAACCCTCCCTCTGCCCCCTAAACCCATCTCTCGTCTTCCAAATTCGGCTCCAATCTCTTCGATTTTGGGTCGGAGAACCCTCCTGGGCGTTCGGTTCCCGTGCTATTCCTTGCAATCCTTGCCCGATTCTACTTCTAGTGGTGGCTTTTTTCCGGGTAGGGGTCGTCTTGGGTTTGGATTGGGGCCGAAAGGTTGGGATTTTGTTCGGCTTCGAGCGGTTTCGGATGGTGGCTCCGGTTCCGGCAGTGATGGTGGTGGTTATGGGG GGGGAGATGGGGGCGCCGGTGACGGATGTGGTGGTGACAGCGGTGGGGATGATTGGTTCTTCTTCTCgtg GTACATGATGGCACTTGATAAGTACCCAGTGACAACAAAAGCGATAACATCTGCGTTTCTGACTCTCATTGGAGATTTAATTTGTCAG CTTTTAATCGATCAGGTGTCAAAATTGGATTTGAGGCGAACATTTGTTTTCACTCTTTTGGGACTTGTTTTGGTGGGCCCCACGTTGCATTTTTG GTACCTGTACCTAAGTAAATTGGTGACATTGCCTGGAGCATCAGGTGCATTCTTACGCCTTTTGCTTGATCAG TTTGTATTCTCTCCCATCTTCATTGGAGTTTTCTTAACTTCACTTGTCACCTTAGAGGGAAGGCCTTCTCACATCAAGCCAAAGCTTCAGCAG GAGTGGTTTTCATCAGTCGTAGCGAATTGGCAGTTATGGATCCCTTTCCAATTTCTCAACTTTCGATTTGTTCCGCAGAAGTTTCAG GTTCTTGCTGCAAATTTTGTGGCTCTTGCGTGGAATGTGATTCTGTCATTTAAAGCTCACAAAGAAGTTGTGTTGAAATAG